TCACTAAGCTTACTTCCACAGCTTATGGAGAGAGCAGGAAAAGAAGAAAATAAAGGCTCAATAACTGCCTTTTTCACCGTGCTTGTTGAAGGCGATGATTTAAATGACCCGATAGCTGATCAAAGTAGAAGCATCCTTGATGGACATATTGTTTTAAGCAGGGAATTAGGAGAATTTGGTATATATCCACCAATAAATATACTTTCATCTGCATCACGTATCATGAATGATATTATTGATAAAAAACATAAAGAAAATGCTATCAAATTTAGAAGGGCATATGCTCTTTTAAAAGAAAATGAGATTCTAATAAGGATTGGTTCGTATCAAAAAGGAAGCGATAAAGAATTAGATGATGCAATAAACAAAAAAGACAAATTAGATACATTTTTACAACAAGATTCTAATGAAAAACTAGATTTTAATACTATTTACGCAAAATTAAATGAAATTTTTCAATAATATTAAAGCATTAAGCTATATATTTTACTTTTAAAAATAGTATAATCTAGCCCCAAATAATAATTTTTATTAATTGATTTTTTTTAAATAATTTTGAATGAAGGAGAATATAAAAAATATTATGAGAGAAATTTATTTAGATAATAATGCTACTACAATGGTAGATAAAGAAGTTATGCAAGTAATGCAAGATTATTTCTGTAAAAATTATGGAAATCCAAATTCATTGCATCATTTTGGAACAATCACACATAAACCACTAAGAAATGCTTTTGATCAACTATATGCAGGGATAAATGCAGATTCTAGTGATGATATTATTGTCACATCATGTGCAACAGAAAGTAATAATTGGGTGCTTAAAGGTATATATTTTGATAAAGTTTTAAAAGAAGGTAAAAATCATATTATAACCACTCAAGTAGAACACCCAGCTATCACCTCAACTTGTGCATTTTTAGAGGAGCTTGGTGTAGAAGTTACATACATTCCTGTGAATGATAACGCAAATATTGATGTAGATTCTATTAGAGAAGCAATCACTCCAAAAACTGCACTAATAAGTGTAATGTGGGCAAATAACGAAACAGGTGTAATATTTCCAATAAAAGAAATTGGTGAGTTATGTAAAGAAAAAGGTATATTATTTCACACTGATGCTGTGCAAGCAATAGGCAAAGTAAAAGTCGATGTAAAAGATGTAAATGTTGATTTTTTAAGCTTTTCAGCTCATAAATTTCATGGACCAAAAGGAATTGGTGGATTATTTATCAAAAAAGGTATAGAGCTAACTCCGCTATTTCATGGTGGAGAACATATGCGAGGTAGAAGAAGTGGGACGCTAAATGTACCTTATATATTAGGAATGGGTAAGGCAATGGAGCTAGCAAATCAATGGCTAACTTATGAAAATAATAAAATAAAAGAGCTAAGAGATAAGCTAGAAAATGCTCTCATTAAAAATGGTGATATTATAATTATAGGCAAAGATACACAAAGAGTCCCAAATACAATACTTGCAAGTGTAAGAGGAATCGAAGGTGAAGCAATGCTTTGGGATCTAAATAAAGCAGGAATTGGAGCATCAACAGGAAGTGCTTGTGCTAGCGAAGATCTAGAGGCAAATCCTATTATGACAGCTATTGGAGCGGACAAAGAGCTAGCTCACACTGCAATTAGATTATCATTATCAAGATTCACAACAAATGAAGATATTGACTATACGATAGAAGTATTAAACAAAGCCATAAAAAGACTAAGAACAATATCAAGTTCATACTAAAAATTTAATAATTATTAGAAGGAATAAATATGGGTAAAGATACATTAATTGGCGGTTCATTATGGGACGCATATTCAAATAAAGTTCAAGAAAGAATGGATAATCCAACTCATCTTGGAGTAATCACACAAGAGCAAGCAGATGCAAAAGGTGCAAAGTTGATTGTTGCAGATTATGGTGCAGAAGCTTGTGGAGATGCTGTAAGATTGTATTGGCTAGTTGATAGCGATGATAGAATCATAGATGCTAAATTTAAAAGTTTTGGTTGTGGGACGGCTATTGCTAGCTCTGATATGATGGTTGAATTATGTCTTGGAAAAAAAGTGCAAGATGCAGTAAAAATAACAAATCTTGATGTTGAATCTGCATTGCGTGATGACCCAGATATTCCAGCTGTTCCGGGTCAAAAAATGCATTGCTCTGTTATGGCATATGATGTTATAAAACAAGCTGCAGGTATGTATTTAGGCAAGAATCCTAATGATTTTGAAAACGAAATTATAGTGTGTGAATGTGCCAGAGTAAGCTTAGGAACGATAAAAGAAGTGATTAGACTAAATAACCTTAAAAGTGTCGAAGAGATTACAAATTACACTAAAGCAGGTGCATTTTGCAAAAGCTGTATAAAACCAGGGGGGCATGAAGAAAGAGAATATTATCTTGTTGATATTCTAAGAGATACAAGAGCAGAGATGGAAGCAGAGCAAGTAAAAGAAATAGCAAATAAAACAAAAGATGGTGAAATTAGTTTTCCAGAGATGACAATGGTGCAAAAAGTAAAGGCTATTGATAAAATCATTGATGAAAATATTCGTCCAATGCTTATGATGGATGGTGGAAATATGGAAATCATTGATATAAAAGAAACAAGCGATAACTACATTGATGTATATATTAGATATTTAGGTGCATGTAGTGGTTGTTCTAGTGGATATAGCGGGACTTTATTTGCAATAGAATCTATATTACAAGAAAAATTAGCAGAAAATATTAGGGTATTGCCTATATAGAATCCAAGATAAACAAACTATGTGAATTTAGTTTTAGCTAGATTCACAAGTATTAACCAAAACCATTAATCCAAATAAAACAAGCAAACTATTACAGATTCTAAGTCATAAATTTAAAATTTTAAACTAGATTTAGTGTTATTAAAAATTTAGATAAAAATAATACAAATATTTAATACTTAAAAATTACAATAAATCCACTTTAGATACTATAATATAGATTCTATTTTTGGATAGATTTAAAATAAGGAGATTATTATGAAAAAAAGAATTACAATTATTGGTGGAAGTATCGCAGGACTTACTGCAGCATTGGTTTTAGCTTCAGCTAAAAATAACGAGTTAGATTTTGATATAAATATAATAGACAGTGGTAAGCCTGATTTAGGGGCTGTTGCGGTATATAATTCTCCATTATTTCCTCGCGGGATTCTAGGAAAAGATATCATAGAACAAACACTAAATCAAATAAATTCTTTACTAAAAGTTAATTATATAAATGGAGAAATAGAACAAATTAGTGGCTCTAAAGGTGCATTTGTATCAAAAGGGCAAAATTTAGAATTTGAATCTGATTATATTATCCTAGCAACAGGAGCTAGCAGCTTTGATATCAATGGATTAGGTAATATAGTAAAACCTCATAATCTTATGAATAAACCAAATAAGATTCGCCTAGAATATAGTGGCAGACAAGAAGTAAAACCTGGTATCTATGTCGCAGGGACTGCATCTGGAGTAACCTCTATGGTAACAACTGCTATGGGTAGTGCAAGTGAAGCTGCATGTGCAATACTAAGTGATATAAAAGGTGAAATCGTAGTAGCTCATGATACTCCAACTTCAAGAAAATAAAATTTTGGAATCCATTTCTTAAAGGATTCCAAAAAAATATTATTAAATCATCTTTATTGAATTCTCAAAGTAACTTATTAAATTCTAAAAATTAATTGATAGCAGATTTAACATTTAGATATTTATTGCAAGATTCTGCAAAGATCAATCTTTACAGAAATTATTTTTTTATCAAATATCTTATAGTAGGACCATGTTGCTCGATTTTTAATACTTCATAGCCGTGATTTTTAGCATCTACTGGGATATTATTTATACTTTGTGGGCAATCACTGATGACTTCCAAAATCTCACCTTTTTTTAAATCTGGCAATACCTCTAAAGTTTTGATAGCAGGATATGGGCAAGGCTCACCTTGTAAATCCAATCTATAATCTGGTGTCATTTCATTATTCATTAGTTACTCCTTTTTGAAAATTGGTTTCGTTTTTTTGCTAGATAGTATTTCTCTAACATAACAATTATGATAAAAAATACCACTAACAATAGATAATTAACCAAAAGCCCACCATAATTACCAAATGTTGATAATAAATTTATCTTAGGAAAGCTCGTAGCCAAAGATTCTGCATAAGAATCCCAAGTTAATGCCAATATTGTCGAGCCTATAACATTTCCAATACCAACAATCCAATAATGCACCTGCCCTTCTACCGCACGATACATCCAACCACATTCACAGCCACCAGCTACAACAATTCCAAATCCAAACAACAATCCACCAATAATTGCATTGGGTCCAGCCCACATAATCTTTGGTGGAAGTCCAAGCATAATATAGCTAAATACACCAATGGTAGAGAGCATCATACCTATTACTACCGCTCTTGCCATATATCCTCGTCCAGTTAGAAAAATATCACGAAAAGCTGAAGTAAAGCAAATTTGTGCGCGCGATATGATATATCCAAAAGCTATTCCAAAAAGCATTGCGATGCTAAGCACTGGAATCTTTTTACCTTCAGGAATTTTTCCAAATGCCAAAAATACAACCCAAGCAATCATAAAAATCAATACAACAATGCCAATAATAAAATTTACTTTTGCATTTTTATTTAAATCTTCTAATTCTTTTGTTTTATTTACTTTTTGCATTATTATTTTTGAACACAACAATCTACTTGTAGCAACTTTATTACCAAAATATACTCCAATTAGTGTAGCGATTGTAAAAAACCAAGCATGGAGACTAAATTGAGGTATCCCAGTAAAAAAGCTAGCCAAATTACAACCCATTCCAATCCTAGCTCCAAAACCAGCAATAGCTCCACCAATTAATGCTTGAAACACCCTAGCTTTACTTTGTGGTAGGCGAAATTTGATATTGTTTGCCATCAACGCAGAAGCAAGTGCTCCACCAAACATACCTATAATCATCACTCCATCAACCCTACTAAATGGCGTTCCGCTAAGTCCTATTATTTTAAAATAGCCTAGATTATCTGTATTAACACCGATAAAATTCAAGACATGACCGCCCCAGCGAGTAAATTCGCCTGTAACAGCCCAATAAGTTCCAGTGATACCAAAATAATAAGCAGATAAAATACCTAACATTGCGATAGCAGGGATTGGAGACCAGAATCTAACTAAATAACTTTCTTTGAAGTTTTTAAACATTTTTATCCTTTTGTGTCGTGCTTCAACTAAAGCCTCTAAAGAATCGACAATGGTTTATTTTAAAAAAGCATGATTTTAAATTTTGTTTTATTAAATAAAGCTTAAGGATTCTATGTATTAAAAGAATCGATATAAATTTTTATTTTATCTTTGATACAATCATCAATTTTAATTTGCAATGCCAAAATACTTAGCGGTAATTTACAATTTGAAAGCTTGACCAAATCTTTTTTTGTAACAAGCAATGAAGTGGCATTTAACCTTTCATATTCTTTTTTTATAGATTCCAAATCAAATCTAGCGTGATCACTTAATGTTATTTTTCCTACTATATTAGATGGTAAAAAAGAATCTAACCTTGAGGGATTTGCTATGGCTGTTACAAGTAGCATTTTTTTAGTTTGATTTTGTATTGTGACTTCTCTTTTATAATCAATTCCTTCTTT
Above is a window of Helicobacter sp. MIT 99-5507 DNA encoding:
- the yedF gene encoding sulfurtransferase-like selenium metabolism protein YedF: MTPDYRLDLQGEPCPYPAIKTLEVLPDLKKGEILEVISDCPQSINNIPVDAKNHGYEVLKIEQHGPTIRYLIKK
- a CDS encoding iron-sulfur cluster assembly scaffold protein, whose amino-acid sequence is MGKDTLIGGSLWDAYSNKVQERMDNPTHLGVITQEQADAKGAKLIVADYGAEACGDAVRLYWLVDSDDRIIDAKFKSFGCGTAIASSDMMVELCLGKKVQDAVKITNLDVESALRDDPDIPAVPGQKMHCSVMAYDVIKQAAGMYLGKNPNDFENEIIVCECARVSLGTIKEVIRLNNLKSVEEITNYTKAGAFCKSCIKPGGHEEREYYLVDILRDTRAEMEAEQVKEIANKTKDGEISFPEMTMVQKVKAIDKIIDENIRPMLMMDGGNMEIIDIKETSDNYIDVYIRYLGACSGCSSGYSGTLFAIESILQEKLAENIRVLPI
- a CDS encoding NifS family cysteine desulfurase, which produces MREIYLDNNATTMVDKEVMQVMQDYFCKNYGNPNSLHHFGTITHKPLRNAFDQLYAGINADSSDDIIVTSCATESNNWVLKGIYFDKVLKEGKNHIITTQVEHPAITSTCAFLEELGVEVTYIPVNDNANIDVDSIREAITPKTALISVMWANNETGVIFPIKEIGELCKEKGILFHTDAVQAIGKVKVDVKDVNVDFLSFSAHKFHGPKGIGGLFIKKGIELTPLFHGGEHMRGRRSGTLNVPYILGMGKAMELANQWLTYENNKIKELRDKLENALIKNGDIIIIGKDTQRVPNTILASVRGIEGEAMLWDLNKAGIGASTGSACASEDLEANPIMTAIGADKELAHTAIRLSLSRFTTNEDIDYTIEVLNKAIKRLRTISSSY
- the yedE gene encoding selenium metabolism membrane protein YedE/FdhT — protein: MFKNFKESYLVRFWSPIPAIAMLGILSAYYFGITGTYWAVTGEFTRWGGHVLNFIGVNTDNLGYFKIIGLSGTPFSRVDGVMIIGMFGGALASALMANNIKFRLPQSKARVFQALIGGAIAGFGARIGMGCNLASFFTGIPQFSLHAWFFTIATLIGVYFGNKVATSRLLCSKIIMQKVNKTKELEDLNKNAKVNFIIGIVVLIFMIAWVVFLAFGKIPEGKKIPVLSIAMLFGIAFGYIISRAQICFTSAFRDIFLTGRGYMARAVVIGMMLSTIGVFSYIMLGLPPKIMWAGPNAIIGGLLFGFGIVVAGGCECGWMYRAVEGQVHYWIVGIGNVIGSTILALTWDSYAESLATSFPKINLLSTFGNYGGLLVNYLLLVVFFIIIVMLEKYYLAKKRNQFSKRSN
- a CDS encoding NAD(P)/FAD-dependent oxidoreductase translates to MKKRITIIGGSIAGLTAALVLASAKNNELDFDINIIDSGKPDLGAVAVYNSPLFPRGILGKDIIEQTLNQINSLLKVNYINGEIEQISGSKGAFVSKGQNLEFESDYIILATGASSFDINGLGNIVKPHNLMNKPNKIRLEYSGRQEVKPGIYVAGTASGVTSMVTTAMGSASEAACAILSDIKGEIVVAHDTPTSRK